A single region of the Kryptolebias marmoratus isolate JLee-2015 linkage group LG10, ASM164957v2, whole genome shotgun sequence genome encodes:
- the si:ch211-168d23.3 gene encoding BRD4-interacting chromatin-remodeling complex-associated protein isoform X1, whose translation MEDEDGTCLLDVLCDPQALNDFLHGTNELQAEDLLINSSSGEPSLFTDAPSPVSLLGDDRDSPDTPPPGCVDLSFLEEALLSSPEGGEDPQAVQDGPPVETGCEEKKREADEAGEVEVACDILQQSLQEAEITEQTMALEAGLAQTGDSLSLYSPAPLLSPPTLPFISKSVTLPVPSIVPRDTQAAVEPPQPSLLAVGPGCPSLKPAAPPQLMGLLPGNVFPAPSSDASFSLSPAQGSNMILHKAVPSVTSRPLITSTLRAAAVPAPGLVLQRAPLPIQPKLPISIQPRLVQITPKPSGQKPTPGLTFVPGTASSNILLSQAPGQKTVAQQQQQLSKPVSLQLVNQGSSFVLQPQGLFQGQNQFLLPGQSPVTIAQPARAAPPLLTPSHQGPPVHSMAPSAGQLVDSSQILTVPQRQLNFSPVFTTPTGQLALRQATVLSGHLQLQSAPATVFQMPAQLAGAYTPGGQGPQATLVHSPALGNHITLINSSGVLPPDLTSISIVNGPSVVQGLPFAAQAPPAPQAGVTEGQVSLQRASVVLLPERPVPDDRSSSEEPFHQLQQPFGHVVQHVSVRPASARLQSSPPPVVTVLQPPPEPPLAPNSAVEVPKLLMPPADMNQVLEEVTQSMSQNQDFMQHLQQRAPSSPVPSKLLVGALPVVPMEPLTSPVADSRKTQPQTGTVSEQEDHVVMSHQSDEVSPHPSDSENTPLICSPTQIQDSTRPASSAFSSPPGPEISVSQTSAPHIEPQVHYQVPHQLQVSFVETQVNVQSSVSQPPTQVLASVPQVQVQVSQHQASGCSSVRSSPSPLCPSISVPQQQTVLTAAPASLSNHGDNFAVHQLPQNKPTAALAVESKTFTLSVHPPSPAEPPAPVKGSSSQTNKQTGKKQLADPVELQKEERLTPAVRRNRFQQHLCSDHRAVQNPLTNPPFTSLKDAVKCLLPYHTCAGHLPTQEDFNLVDWEFYTMSGFLLKRTKDMVNKYRQLLVKETQQESPSAEMVMLERLFLQAERFALTEDRRRARRDPETFLTALAMSTSSPNEAHSSGPSHFDSSSSPSSPPAWTQLSERPPGLKTYHSSSRGALRLTIKQESGSRKVIHNSACDPGLKRDHAGQLTNGGGGLNKCHPQATNGASQHPQHDEMSNGAFTKNTVDQVQQTTPDPKINPPNPLSMLEARDICFDLPPRDVSAPKLKCYRLDTSPQPELFSPTSPPLQKDNMLSEHLQSAIDSILELQRLQGTSVAPTRASSGPPLDQAVTSILEGHL comes from the exons ATGGAGGATGAAGATGGGACTTGTCTACTTGATGTTTTGTG TGACCCCCAAGCCCTGAACGACTTCCTTCATGGAACCAATGAG CTGCAAGCTGAAGATCTGCTCATTAACTCCTCCTCTGGGGAGCCCTCCCTCTTCACAGATGCCCCG AGTCCTGTCTCTTTGCTGGGAGACGACAGGGATTCCCCAGACACGCCTCCACCTGGGTGTGTGGATCTGTCCTTTCTGGAGGAGGCCCTCCTGTCATCCCCAGAAGGTGGAGAGGACCCACAGGCTGTGCAGGATGGGCCACCTGTGGAGACTGGatgtgaggaaaagaaaagggaagCGGATGAAGcgggggaggtggaggtggcATGTGATATCCTCCAGCAGAGCCTGCAGGAAGCAGAAATCACAGAGCAGACCATGGCTCTTGAAGCTGGCCTGGCACAAACCGGGGATAGTTTGTCCCTGTACTCACCAGcccctctcctctctccacCCACATTGCCCTTCATATCCAAGTCTGTGACTCTGCCCGTTCCTTCAATAGTGCCCAGAGATACCCAAGCAGCAGTGGAGCCTCCCCAGCCCTCCCTACTGGCTGTTGGGCCAGGTTGCCCATCTCTAAAACCTGCTGCCCCTCCTCAGCTGATGGGACTACTCCCTGGGAATGTGTTTCCTGCTCCATCTTCAGACGCTTCCTTTTCTTTAAGTCCTGCTCAAGGCTCCAATATGATTCTACACAAGGCTGTGCCCAGTGTCACAAGTCGCCCCCTTATTACTTCAACACTGAGAGCCGCAGCAGTACCAGCACCAGGCCTTGTTTTACAGCGCGCCCCTCTTCCTATCCAACCCAAACTGCCCATCAGCATTCAGCCCAGACTGGTTCAAATCACCCCAAAGCCTTCAGGGCAGAAACCCACTCCTGGTCTTACGTTTGTCCCTGGGACTGCCTCGTCTAATATTTTACTTTCTCAAGCTCCAGGCCAAAAGACTGTAgcccaacagcagcagcagctctctaAACCAGTTAGCCTCCAGCTGGTCAACCAAGGGAGCTCCTTTGTGCTCCAGCCTCAGGGACTCTTCCAAGGTCAGAACCAGTTTCTTCTTCCAGGCCAGTCTCCTGTTACAATCGCCCAGCCTGCCAGAGCAGCACCACCTCTGCTCACCCCCAGTCACCAAGGCCCTCCCGTTCACAGCATGGCTCCCTCTGCTGGGCAGCTCGTAGACAGCTCTCAGATTCTAACTGTACCCCAAAGACAGCTGAACTTCAGCCCAGTCTTTACCACTCCTACAGGGCAGCTAGCACTCCGCCAGGCCACTGTGCTTTCTGGGCATTTACAGCTCCAGTCAGCTCCTGCTACTGTCTTCCAGATGCCAGCACAGCTGGCTGGAGCTTACACTCCAGGAGGGCAGGGACCACAAGCTACGCTGGTCCACAGTCCTGCTCTCGGAAACCACATTACCTTGATCAACAGTTCAGGTGTGCTTCCCCCAGATCTTACTTCCATCTCTATTGTTAATGGCCCATCGGTTGTTCAGGGACTGCCATTTGCTGCCCAGGCCCCCCCTGCTCCACAGGCAGGAGTGACAGAAGGCCAGGTGAGCCTTCAGCGGGCTTCGGTGGTCCTGCTGCCTGAAAGGCCTGTTCCAGATGACAGAAGCAGCTCTGAGGAACCTTTCCACCAGCTCCAACAG CCCTTTGGACATGTTGTCCAACATGTCTCTGTACGGCCCGCCTCTGCAAGACTCCAgtcctcacctcctcctgtaGTCACAGTTTTACAGCCTCCACCTGAGCCCCCCCTTGCCCCCAATTCAGCGGTAGAGGTACCCAAACTTTTGATGCCCCCAGCAGACATGAACCAAGTTCTGGAGGAGGTTACCCAGTCGATGAGTCAGAACCAGGACTTTATGCAACATTTGCAACAG CGAGCACCTAGTTCTCCTGTCCCATCTAAATTACTGGTTGGAGCGCTGCCAGTGGTGCCGATGGAGCCGCTGACTTCCCCGGTGGCTGACAGCAGAAAGACCCAGCCTCAAACCGGAACAGTCTCTGAACAGGAGGACCACGTGGTGATGTCACACCAGTCGGACGAAGTTTCTCCTCATCCCTCAGACTCTGAAAACACACCGCTCATCTGTTCCCCCACTCAGATTCAGGACTCCACGAGACCAGCTTCGTCAGCTTTCTCCTCTCCACCTGGACCGGAGATTTCAGTCTCCCAGACCTCAGCTCCCCACATTGAGCCCCAAGTTCATTACCAAGTCCCTCATCAGCTCCAGGTCTCATTTGTCGAGACCCAGGTGAATGttcagtcatctgtttcacagCCTCCAACCCAGGTCCTGGCCTCAGTTccccaggtccaggtccaggtttCCCAACATCAGGCGTCAGGTTGTTCTTCAGTCCGCAGCAGCCCGTCCCCCCTGTGTCCCAGTATCTCTGTGCCTCAGCAGCAGACTGTTCTCACAGCTGCTCCTGCTTCGCTCTCCAACCACGGAGACAACTTTGCTGTCCACCAGCTCCCACAAAACA AGCCCACAGCTGCCTTGGCCGTGGAGAGTAAAACCTTTACTCTCAGTGTGCACCCACCGTCTCCTGCAGAGCCCCCTGCTCCCGTGAAGGGTTCCTCCAGTCAGACCAACAAGCAGACTGGAAAAAAG CAGCTGGCAGATCCTGTGGAGCTGCAGAAAGAGGAGAGACTCACACCAGCAGTGCGTAGGAACAG ATTCCAACAGCATCTTTGTTCGGACCACAGAGCAGTGCAGAACCCACTCACAAACCCGCCGTTCACCTCCCTGAAGGATGCTGTTAAATGTCTGCTGCCGTACCACACCTGTGCCGGTCACCTGCCCACTCAGGAGGACTTCAATTTAG TGGACTGGGAGTTTTACACGATGTCTGGTTTTCTGCTAAAACGCACCAAGGACATGGTGAATAAATACAGACAGCTGCTGGTAAAAGAAACCCAG CAGGAGAGTCCATCAGCAGAGATGGTGATGTTGGAACGTCTCTTTCTCCAGGCTGAGAGGTTTGCTTTAACAGAGGACAGACGGCGAGCTCGTAGAGATCCAG AAACTTTTCTAACAGCTTTGGCGATGTCAACCTCTTCCCCCAATGAGGCCCACTCCTCTGGCCCCTCCCATTTTGACTCCTCTAGCAGCCCCTCGTCGCCGCCAGCTTGGACCCAGTTGTCTGAGCGGCCCCCAGGACTGAAGACATACCACTCCAGCTCACGCGGGGCTCTTAGACTCACCATCAAGCAGGAGTCCGGCTCTCGTAAAGTGATCCATAACTCAGCCTGTGACCCTGGCCTAAAGAGGGACCACGCAGGGCAGCTGACCAATGGTGGTGGAGGTTTGAACAAATGCCACCCTCAGGCAACCAACGGAGCTTCCCAGCATCCTCAGCATGATGAGATGTCCAACGGAGCTTTTACCAAGAACACCGTTGACCAGGTTCAACAGACGACACCCGATCCCAAAATAAATCCCCCCAATCCCCTTTCTATGCTCGAGGCACGGGACATCTGCTTTGACCTGCCTCCCAGAGATGTCAGCGCCCCGAAACTAAAATGCTACAGACTGGACACGTCTCCTCAGCCAGAGCTTTTCAGCCCTACGTCGCCGCCTCTTCAAAAGGACAACATGCTCAGCGAACATCTACAGAGCGCCATTGACAGCATACTAGAACTCCAGCGCCTGCAGGGCACCTCTGTAGCCCCGACCAGAGCCTCGTCGGGCCCTCCACTGGACCAGGCTGTCACCAGCATCCTGGAGGGACACCTGTGA
- the si:ch211-168d23.3 gene encoding BRD4-interacting chromatin-remodeling complex-associated protein isoform X2 gives MEDEDGTCLLDVLCDPQALNDFLHGTNELQAEDLLINSSSGEPSLFTDAPSPVSLLGDDRDSPDTPPPGCVDLSFLEEALLSSPEGGEDPQAVQDGPPVETGCEEKKREADEAGEVEVACDILQQSLQEAEITEQTMALEAGLAQTGDSLSLYSPAPLLSPPTLPFISKSVTLPVPSIVPRDTQAAVEPPQPSLLAVGPGCPSLKPAAPPQLMGLLPGNVFPAPSSDASFSLSPAQGSNMILHKAVPSVTSRPLITSTLRAAAVPAPGLVLQRAPLPIQPKLPISIQPRLVQITPKPSGQKPTPGLTFVPGTASSNILLSQAPGQKTVAQQQQQLSKPVSLQLVNQGSSFVLQPQGLFQGQNQFLLPGQSPVTIAQPARAAPPLLTPSHQGPPVHSMAPSAGQLVDSSQILTVPQRQLNFSPVFTTPTGQLALRQATVLSGHLQLQSAPATVFQMPAQLAGAYTPGGQGPQATLVHSPALGNHITLINSSGVLPPDLTSISIVNGPSVVQGLPFAAQAPPAPQAGVTEGQVSLQRASVVLLPERPVPDDRSSSEEPFHQLQQPFGHVVQHVSVRPASARLQSSPPPVVTVLQPPPEPPLAPNSAVEVPKLLMPPADMNQVLEEVTQSMSQNQDFMQHLQQRAPSSPVPSKLLVGALPVVPMEPLTSPVADSRKTQPQTGTVSEQEDHVVMSHQSDEVSPHPSDSENTPLICSPTQIQDSTRPASSAFSSPPGPEISVSQTSAPHIEPQVHYQVPHQLQVSFVETQVNVQSSVSQPPTQVLASVPQVQVQVSQHQASGCSSVRSSPSPLCPSISVPQQQTVLTAAPASLSNHGDNFAVHQLPQNKPTAALAVESKTFTLSVHPPSPAEPPAPVKGSSSQTNKQTGKKLADPVELQKEERLTPAVRRNRFQQHLCSDHRAVQNPLTNPPFTSLKDAVKCLLPYHTCAGHLPTQEDFNLVDWEFYTMSGFLLKRTKDMVNKYRQLLVKETQQESPSAEMVMLERLFLQAERFALTEDRRRARRDPETFLTALAMSTSSPNEAHSSGPSHFDSSSSPSSPPAWTQLSERPPGLKTYHSSSRGALRLTIKQESGSRKVIHNSACDPGLKRDHAGQLTNGGGGLNKCHPQATNGASQHPQHDEMSNGAFTKNTVDQVQQTTPDPKINPPNPLSMLEARDICFDLPPRDVSAPKLKCYRLDTSPQPELFSPTSPPLQKDNMLSEHLQSAIDSILELQRLQGTSVAPTRASSGPPLDQAVTSILEGHL, from the exons ATGGAGGATGAAGATGGGACTTGTCTACTTGATGTTTTGTG TGACCCCCAAGCCCTGAACGACTTCCTTCATGGAACCAATGAG CTGCAAGCTGAAGATCTGCTCATTAACTCCTCCTCTGGGGAGCCCTCCCTCTTCACAGATGCCCCG AGTCCTGTCTCTTTGCTGGGAGACGACAGGGATTCCCCAGACACGCCTCCACCTGGGTGTGTGGATCTGTCCTTTCTGGAGGAGGCCCTCCTGTCATCCCCAGAAGGTGGAGAGGACCCACAGGCTGTGCAGGATGGGCCACCTGTGGAGACTGGatgtgaggaaaagaaaagggaagCGGATGAAGcgggggaggtggaggtggcATGTGATATCCTCCAGCAGAGCCTGCAGGAAGCAGAAATCACAGAGCAGACCATGGCTCTTGAAGCTGGCCTGGCACAAACCGGGGATAGTTTGTCCCTGTACTCACCAGcccctctcctctctccacCCACATTGCCCTTCATATCCAAGTCTGTGACTCTGCCCGTTCCTTCAATAGTGCCCAGAGATACCCAAGCAGCAGTGGAGCCTCCCCAGCCCTCCCTACTGGCTGTTGGGCCAGGTTGCCCATCTCTAAAACCTGCTGCCCCTCCTCAGCTGATGGGACTACTCCCTGGGAATGTGTTTCCTGCTCCATCTTCAGACGCTTCCTTTTCTTTAAGTCCTGCTCAAGGCTCCAATATGATTCTACACAAGGCTGTGCCCAGTGTCACAAGTCGCCCCCTTATTACTTCAACACTGAGAGCCGCAGCAGTACCAGCACCAGGCCTTGTTTTACAGCGCGCCCCTCTTCCTATCCAACCCAAACTGCCCATCAGCATTCAGCCCAGACTGGTTCAAATCACCCCAAAGCCTTCAGGGCAGAAACCCACTCCTGGTCTTACGTTTGTCCCTGGGACTGCCTCGTCTAATATTTTACTTTCTCAAGCTCCAGGCCAAAAGACTGTAgcccaacagcagcagcagctctctaAACCAGTTAGCCTCCAGCTGGTCAACCAAGGGAGCTCCTTTGTGCTCCAGCCTCAGGGACTCTTCCAAGGTCAGAACCAGTTTCTTCTTCCAGGCCAGTCTCCTGTTACAATCGCCCAGCCTGCCAGAGCAGCACCACCTCTGCTCACCCCCAGTCACCAAGGCCCTCCCGTTCACAGCATGGCTCCCTCTGCTGGGCAGCTCGTAGACAGCTCTCAGATTCTAACTGTACCCCAAAGACAGCTGAACTTCAGCCCAGTCTTTACCACTCCTACAGGGCAGCTAGCACTCCGCCAGGCCACTGTGCTTTCTGGGCATTTACAGCTCCAGTCAGCTCCTGCTACTGTCTTCCAGATGCCAGCACAGCTGGCTGGAGCTTACACTCCAGGAGGGCAGGGACCACAAGCTACGCTGGTCCACAGTCCTGCTCTCGGAAACCACATTACCTTGATCAACAGTTCAGGTGTGCTTCCCCCAGATCTTACTTCCATCTCTATTGTTAATGGCCCATCGGTTGTTCAGGGACTGCCATTTGCTGCCCAGGCCCCCCCTGCTCCACAGGCAGGAGTGACAGAAGGCCAGGTGAGCCTTCAGCGGGCTTCGGTGGTCCTGCTGCCTGAAAGGCCTGTTCCAGATGACAGAAGCAGCTCTGAGGAACCTTTCCACCAGCTCCAACAG CCCTTTGGACATGTTGTCCAACATGTCTCTGTACGGCCCGCCTCTGCAAGACTCCAgtcctcacctcctcctgtaGTCACAGTTTTACAGCCTCCACCTGAGCCCCCCCTTGCCCCCAATTCAGCGGTAGAGGTACCCAAACTTTTGATGCCCCCAGCAGACATGAACCAAGTTCTGGAGGAGGTTACCCAGTCGATGAGTCAGAACCAGGACTTTATGCAACATTTGCAACAG CGAGCACCTAGTTCTCCTGTCCCATCTAAATTACTGGTTGGAGCGCTGCCAGTGGTGCCGATGGAGCCGCTGACTTCCCCGGTGGCTGACAGCAGAAAGACCCAGCCTCAAACCGGAACAGTCTCTGAACAGGAGGACCACGTGGTGATGTCACACCAGTCGGACGAAGTTTCTCCTCATCCCTCAGACTCTGAAAACACACCGCTCATCTGTTCCCCCACTCAGATTCAGGACTCCACGAGACCAGCTTCGTCAGCTTTCTCCTCTCCACCTGGACCGGAGATTTCAGTCTCCCAGACCTCAGCTCCCCACATTGAGCCCCAAGTTCATTACCAAGTCCCTCATCAGCTCCAGGTCTCATTTGTCGAGACCCAGGTGAATGttcagtcatctgtttcacagCCTCCAACCCAGGTCCTGGCCTCAGTTccccaggtccaggtccaggtttCCCAACATCAGGCGTCAGGTTGTTCTTCAGTCCGCAGCAGCCCGTCCCCCCTGTGTCCCAGTATCTCTGTGCCTCAGCAGCAGACTGTTCTCACAGCTGCTCCTGCTTCGCTCTCCAACCACGGAGACAACTTTGCTGTCCACCAGCTCCCACAAAACA AGCCCACAGCTGCCTTGGCCGTGGAGAGTAAAACCTTTACTCTCAGTGTGCACCCACCGTCTCCTGCAGAGCCCCCTGCTCCCGTGAAGGGTTCCTCCAGTCAGACCAACAAGCAGACTGGAAAAAAG CTGGCAGATCCTGTGGAGCTGCAGAAAGAGGAGAGACTCACACCAGCAGTGCGTAGGAACAG ATTCCAACAGCATCTTTGTTCGGACCACAGAGCAGTGCAGAACCCACTCACAAACCCGCCGTTCACCTCCCTGAAGGATGCTGTTAAATGTCTGCTGCCGTACCACACCTGTGCCGGTCACCTGCCCACTCAGGAGGACTTCAATTTAG TGGACTGGGAGTTTTACACGATGTCTGGTTTTCTGCTAAAACGCACCAAGGACATGGTGAATAAATACAGACAGCTGCTGGTAAAAGAAACCCAG CAGGAGAGTCCATCAGCAGAGATGGTGATGTTGGAACGTCTCTTTCTCCAGGCTGAGAGGTTTGCTTTAACAGAGGACAGACGGCGAGCTCGTAGAGATCCAG AAACTTTTCTAACAGCTTTGGCGATGTCAACCTCTTCCCCCAATGAGGCCCACTCCTCTGGCCCCTCCCATTTTGACTCCTCTAGCAGCCCCTCGTCGCCGCCAGCTTGGACCCAGTTGTCTGAGCGGCCCCCAGGACTGAAGACATACCACTCCAGCTCACGCGGGGCTCTTAGACTCACCATCAAGCAGGAGTCCGGCTCTCGTAAAGTGATCCATAACTCAGCCTGTGACCCTGGCCTAAAGAGGGACCACGCAGGGCAGCTGACCAATGGTGGTGGAGGTTTGAACAAATGCCACCCTCAGGCAACCAACGGAGCTTCCCAGCATCCTCAGCATGATGAGATGTCCAACGGAGCTTTTACCAAGAACACCGTTGACCAGGTTCAACAGACGACACCCGATCCCAAAATAAATCCCCCCAATCCCCTTTCTATGCTCGAGGCACGGGACATCTGCTTTGACCTGCCTCCCAGAGATGTCAGCGCCCCGAAACTAAAATGCTACAGACTGGACACGTCTCCTCAGCCAGAGCTTTTCAGCCCTACGTCGCCGCCTCTTCAAAAGGACAACATGCTCAGCGAACATCTACAGAGCGCCATTGACAGCATACTAGAACTCCAGCGCCTGCAGGGCACCTCTGTAGCCCCGACCAGAGCCTCGTCGGGCCCTCCACTGGACCAGGCTGTCACCAGCATCCTGGAGGGACACCTGTGA